cAGACCACAAAATCTTTTCACATATCTTTCTGTAAATTCCAAGtgccactcttccatacaggccagatatGTGGAGTACCTCAGGTATTGTTGACACATGGATAGTTTCTTCAATGTCTTTCATTGGCTTATAGGTAGCTTCTCTGATCAATGCCCTTCATACCCAGCTGCTCAACTTGaatgtgctccaagggatagtcaatacctttgaaatgttttgatatctTTTAAACTGTGCCACAACTTTATCCTGGAGTTGTTTTTGAAAGCTCTTTGGTCTTCATGTTATTatatttgctttgaatgcactaACCAACTATGGGACCTTAAACAGGCAGGTGTATTtaaatctgaaatcatgtgaatcacatttattgcacacagatagACTCCAATCAACTTATTCTGAAGGCTGCACCTGCACATGAGCTTATTCCCCCTTCACCATTTGTTCCTACATTAAACGTGTGgcgtaggttgtgtaaatcaaagggttaattaaaaaaataatttaaatgcctCTAAATTTCAGGTTGTACTCAAAACAATTTGAGAAGGTCCAAGGGGGTCACTACCTAAAAGGTTtcctttaaatatgtattatgctttgaattgcactgttatgtaaattggaatttgtaatatgtttcatgccttgaactgcactgtatttttgcactttgtattgcgctcatattttgtaagtcgccctggataagggcatctgagaagaaataaataatccatctatccattcattttcaaaactgcttatcctggtgagggtcgcggggaagccagagctgatcccggcaggcatagggtgcaaggcaggaatacacccaggacgggacgccagtccatcgctgggcaacatacacatgcacgcacacacagacctacagggcaatttagagaagccaattaacctaacctgcatgtctttggacggtgggtgGAAACCGGAGTACCCGGAGGAAACCCAAacggacacagggagaacatgcaaactccacacagacaggcaccccaagCCGAGATTCGAACCcgggacccctggagctgtgaggcagcagtgctaaccaccgtGCCGCCCgaaatagataataataataatattgctgATAATATGGGTCAGAAAGACAGAAACTAACCCAATTCACAGTGCTAAAtgagaaagagaaaataaaaaaacattaccaacaaataataaaacattacaaatttgcACAATGTGGTATCCTGGGTAGATCAAACAGCACTCTGAGTCCTATGGTCCAAACTCTAGTTCTTATCTAAGAATTGATTTAGGATTGACAACTGTGAATCTCTGTATCATCTGTCAGAGAACACAACCTCTTTATAACACTATTTAGAAAACCTCTGAAGCCACTTATTCTCATATATGCAATGTTTTTACTGGCAGTCAATGCTATCTATAAAGGATAAGTAGTCTCGCCATCATATTTCCAGTCAACGTTGATGTGGCCTACAATCTGACAAGGCCATGCACCCACAAACATCAACACATTTGAATTGCTATTGACATAAACGAATATATCCACAAATTGTTCACTCTCATTTAGATGGTAGATGTCTCCTTTTTGTAGCATATTAAgcaaataaactatatatatactcccatatataatgcaaattataaatgtttcaatatttttttaatgttttatttaacatttagactTCTATACAGTATGATACAcatcaatatttgtttttaaaaagaaaacagaattcAATCCTTTGTAAATTCTTAATATTACAAGACAATATGTTACAGAGGGTCACAACATAATACACCAGTGTtgcaaaattaatattatataagTGTGTAAGTGCCACTCTTACGAAATACTGAATTAACAATTACAAACAAAGTATTATGTTTACTGGGTTTACTGTTAGCATGCAGTACTACAATTTGAAGTATTCCTACAATTTATGCTTAGGAACGTATTCTTCATTTTCTGAACAACAGAAAATCAAAGCAATATATACATGTAGAATAagcaccatatatatatatacacacacacacacacacacacacacacacacacacacacacacacacacacacacacacacacggtgcTTATTCTACATTCCACAGACAAGGAAGTACCTTCCTATCTTGCTTGTGAATTTTCTTTGTGTTTACTAGCATTATTCTTTTATTAACCTTCTGCCTTTTACATTGTTTAAGTGCTGGCAGtttagacagacagacggagagCATGTATAGCAAATAAGAGCAAAACGTGGTTCTTCACACTGAGTGTTGTTCAAAGTTACAAAAGGCACTGGAATAAAAGAAAAGGCCAATCCGACCAAAGACAAGGTCTTCTCCTCGAGTTTAGATTAGCTCTTTAGAATTGGTACGTGATGATTCCCTTCCATCCAGTGGTCTGCGGTACTGTATCACATTCCTCAGATGTACTATTGACTGCCTGGCCCTTTTACTGATTTCGTGAAGGCGCATGACCATGTTGTCGTTGCTTACCAAATAAATGAGAGGGTTTATGGCACTATTCATACAAGCGAGGCCCCTGCTGACTTGATAAGATATGTAAATTTGATTAAACTCCTTGTAGCAAATGCCTCTCTTTTGGGAGATCCTCGTTTTCATGTTCAGGTTCCTGAGAATATGGTAGGGGATGAAGCAAACTGCAAACAAAACCGTGAGAATGACAACCAGTTTTAAGCACCGCTGCTTCAGCAAAGACGCGACGTTATTATTTGTGATGAGAACCACGGTCACATGGCCGTAGCATCCCAATATGATGACCAATGGAATACCAAATCCAGTGATCGTCCACCCGATGCTGTAGGACATGTAATCTTCAATGAGGCGCTGACTTGTAGTATCGAAGCATGACTGTGAGCTATTACTGGACTTTTCGTAGTACATGTCAGGCAGAATCTGAATGATCACCAAAATCCACACAAGAAGACTGATAGCACCGGAGTGCCATTTCGTAATCCTTCCCATCACTTTCATGGTGTGGACGATACCCAGATACCTGTAAACGCTAATACAGGTGAGAAATCCGATACTACCGTACAGGTTTAAATTGAAGGAAAACCTGGTTATTTTGCAGAAAGTTTCTCCGAAATCCCAGACACCACCGCCTGCGTAATAAGCAACAAGAAAGGGCAGCATGAAGACATACAACAAGTCCGCGATCCCAAGATTCatgacaaatatatttatattcccaAGTTTATTCCAATTCAAGCACACGTGTCGTAAACCCCAACAGTTCGCAAAGACCCCGATGAAGAACACAACCACGTAAACACATGGTAAAAATGTGCGTgtaaaacttttatttattgtacacGATGTAGTATTATTAATCATTGCTTTATTCCGGTTTGTCTGCAAACGTTGGAAATTGAGGTTTCAATAACAGAAGTACTCCACAATACAGAACTGCACCGCACTTGTAGCACCCTGACTTCAGAATACTGCTCTTCAAAAGAGTAGTCCGTTTCTGACACTGACTTACCCAAAGCGCACTTGACCGTCAAATAAGAATCCGCATTTCTTTTTTTGCGTTTCTGTCCGTTGTATGTCCTGTATTAAAAATGGGTTGTGTCGTTTTCCTTATGTACGCCTGCTGATAAGCGTCTGGATTTCTCTAATAGTTTGTCTCGTTGACTTTCTCTTCCCCTGCTCTGTGAGAGTATGAAGGCTATCCTTTCTCAC
The genomic region above belongs to Amia ocellicauda isolate fAmiCal2 chromosome 4, fAmiCal2.hap1, whole genome shotgun sequence and contains:
- the LOC136748910 gene encoding P2Y purinoceptor 1, whose amino-acid sequence is MINNTTSCTINKSFTRTFLPCVYVVVFFIGVFANCWGLRHVCLNWNKLGNINIFVMNLGIADLLYVFMLPFLVAYYAGGGVWDFGETFCKITRFSFNLNLYGSIGFLTCISVYRYLGIVHTMKVMGRITKWHSGAISLLVWILVIIQILPDMYYEKSSNSSQSCFDTTSQRLIEDYMSYSIGWTITGFGIPLVIILGCYGHVTVVLITNNNVASLLKQRCLKLVVILTVLFAVCFIPYHILRNLNMKTRISQKRGICYKEFNQIYISYQVSRGLACMNSAINPLIYLVSNDNMVMRLHEISKRARQSIVHLRNVIQYRRPLDGRESSRTNSKELI